The Chaetodon trifascialis isolate fChaTrf1 chromosome 16, fChaTrf1.hap1, whole genome shotgun sequence genome includes a region encoding these proteins:
- the bsx gene encoding brain-specific homeobox protein homolog: MLDTVSFTDHTQGLHLSLGDLGGEIDAGAGLKAGKQQTQSNIMSMNYASAAPTQRSTSFFIEDILLHKPKPLREVIPSPFCSTLASRMPILEYGYPLMPTPILAPHPHHPLHKPEHHQYFFTSGMQVPALFQHHAELPGKHCRRRKARTVFSDSQLSGLEKRFEIQRYLSTPERVELATALSLSETQVKTWFQNRRMKHKKQLRKAQDERKTPGELERSADNSSESELNDKSAEELKHALEPDSYMLEENDDDVDIEDDICSPDHLL, translated from the exons ATGCTCGACACAGTGTCATTCACGGATCACACACAGGGGCTGCATTTAAGCCTGGGAGACCTGGGGGGAGAGATAGATGCTGGTGCAGGTTTaaaggcaggaaaacaacaaacccaATCTAACATCATGAGTATGAACTACGCGTCTGCGGCGCCCACCCAGAGGTCGACGTCGTTTTTCATTGAGGACATCTTATTGCACAAACCCAAGCCGCTGAGAGAGGTCATTCCCTCGCCGTTCTGTAGCACCCTAGCCTCCCGGATGCCCATCCTTGAGTACGGATACCCACTGATGCCAACCCCAATTCTTGCGCCACATCCGCACCATCCTCTCCACAAGCCAGAGCATCACCAGTACTTCTTCACATCTG GGATGCAGGTGCCGGCCTTGTTCCAGCATCACGCAGAGTTACCAGGGAAGCACTGCAGACGCAGGAAGGCCCGGACGGTCTTCTCCGACTCACAGCTGTCCGGCCTGGAGAAGAGGTTTGAAATCCAGCGCTACCTTTCCACACCGGAGAGAGTGGAGCTGGCCACGGCGCTCAGTCTGTCCGAGACACAG GTGAAAACGTGGTTTCAGAACAGGCGGATGAAGCATAAGAAGCAGCTGAGAAAAGCGCAGGACGAGCGGAAGACCCCCGGGGAGCTGGAGAGGTCGGCGGACAACTCCAGCGAGAGCGAACTGAACGACAAGAGCGCGGAGGAGCTGAAACACGCGCTGGAGCCGGACTCGTACATGCTGGAGGAAAACGACGACGATGTGGATATCGAGGATGACATTTGCTCCCCGGATCATCTACTATAG
- the lim2.1 gene encoding lens intrinsic membrane protein 2.1: protein MYSFMGGGLFCAGVGNILLIVSTATDYWMQYRQSSNYMHQGLWRYCMPGKCFPHNDSIAHLDATRALMILSLLACFIGIIIGIMAFIHYSSFDRFDKTFAAGILFFISCFLVFLAMAVYTGVTINYYGKRYGNWRFSWSYIIGWVSVVLTFFSGIFYLCAYRMHECPRSANSH, encoded by the exons ATGTACAGCTTTATGGGTGGAGGGTTGTTTTGTGCAGGCGTGGGGAACATCCTCCTGATCGTTTCCACAGCAACCGATTACTGGATGCAGTATCGACAATCCAGTAACTACATGCACCAGGGCCTGTGGCGCTACTGTATGCCAGGGAAATGCTTCCCACACAACGACAGCATTG CCCACTTAGATGCCACCCGTGCCCTCATGATCCTCTCTCTTTTGGCCTGTTTCATTGGCATCATCATTGGCATTATGGCCTTCATCCATTACTCCTCATTTGACAGGTTTGACAAAACCTTTGCTGCAGGCATATTGTTTTTCATCTCAT GCTTTTTAGTGTTTCTAGCAATGGCAGTGTACACTGGTGTGACTATTAACTACTATGGGAAACGCTATGGAAACTGGAGGTTCTCCTGGTCCTATATCATTGGCTGGGTGTCAGTGGTGCTCACCTTCTTTTCAG gTATATTCTATTTATGTGCCTATCGGATGCATGAATGCCCCAGGAGTGCTAACTCTCATTAG